TGCTGTTTATCGTGGCGTTTTTTGCCGGCCATCTGCTCTATATCTGGGCGGATGCCAATTTCTATCGCCCGATAACCATGCAGCGCTCAAATCTGCCTTTATCCTATCCTATGACAGCCCGTCGCTTTCTTGAGAAGCATGGTCTGCTGGATGCGCAGGAGTATCAGCGCCGCCTGGTACAGCAGGGAAATCCGGAAGCGGTGTCCGTTGCTTACCCGCTGAACGACATTACTTTCCGCGATAAAGGCACCCGTAGTAATTTACTGGTTATCACCGTTGACGGGCTGAATGAAGCCACCCTGGCCAAATCGCTGCCGCATTTGGCCCAGTTTGCCCGGCAGAACGTCAGCTTCACCCAGCATTTCAGCGCAGGGAACCGGGCTGACAGCGGCTTGTTTGGCCTGTTCTATGGCATCTCTCCCAGCTATATGGATGGCGTACTTTCTTCCCGGATGCCTTCCGTGCTGGTCGATTCTCTGGGGAAACAGGGCTATCAGTTTGGACTGTTTGCTTCGGACGGTTTCGCGTCTCCGCTTTATCGTCAGGCGCTGCTGGCAGACTTCTCGCTGCCGCCTTCGCAGACGCAGAGTAATTCGCAGACTACTGCACAGTGGCAGCGCTGGCTTGAAACCCAGAAATCTCAGAGCGCGCCGTGGTTCTCTTATCTCTCTCTGGGCGGTAACGACGCCGCTGATGGCAGCAGCAAAAACCTCGCCCGTCGGTATAACCGTACTGCGGCAGATGTGGATAAGCAGATTGAAACCGTACTGACGACTCTGGAAGAAAAAGGGTTACTGGAGAAAACAGTGGTGGTGATTACCGCAGAGCATGGGGTGGCGCTGGATGGCGACAGCAGCATGGGTAATCGCGCCAACCTGAAGGTGCCGCTGATTGTGCACTGGCCGAATACGCCAGCGCAGCAGGTCAGTAAACTCACCGATCATCAGGACATCATGACCACGCTGATGCAGCGCCTGCTGCACGTCAGCACGCCTGCCGTGGACTATTCTCAGGGCGAAGATTTGTTTGCCGCCCAGCGTAAACACAATTGGGTGGCCAGCAGTACCGATCGGCAGCTGGTGATCACCACGCCGGAAGTGACGCTGGTGCTGGATAACAACGGCAGCTATACCGCGTGGGATAAAAATGGCAACCGCCTGAAAGACCATAAGCCGCAGCTTGGCCTGCTGCTA
This genomic window from Erwinia sp. E_sp_B01_1 contains:
- the yejM gene encoding LPS biosynthesis-modulating metalloenzyme YejM, with protein sequence MVTNRQRYREKVSQMISWGHWFALFNIILAFVLGSRYLFVSDWPASLAGRIYAFSSWIGHFSFIVFAAYLLIIFPLTFVVMSQRLLRFLSAIIATAGLTLILVDSAVFNRFHLHLNPVVWQLVVNPDQSEMARDWQLMFISVPAIFLVEMLFATWSWQKLRSLNRRSFGKPLAVLFIVAFFAGHLLYIWADANFYRPITMQRSNLPLSYPMTARRFLEKHGLLDAQEYQRRLVQQGNPEAVSVAYPLNDITFRDKGTRSNLLVITVDGLNEATLAKSLPHLAQFARQNVSFTQHFSAGNRADSGLFGLFYGISPSYMDGVLSSRMPSVLVDSLGKQGYQFGLFASDGFASPLYRQALLADFSLPPSQTQSNSQTTAQWQRWLETQKSQSAPWFSYLSLGGNDAADGSSKNLARRYNRTAADVDKQIETVLTTLEEKGLLEKTVVVITAEHGVALDGDSSMGNRANLKVPLIVHWPNTPAQQVSKLTDHQDIMTTLMQRLLHVSTPAVDYSQGEDLFAAQRKHNWVASSTDRQLVITTPEVTLVLDNNGSYTAWDKNGNRLKDHKPQLGLLLQVLTEEKRFIAN